The Gammaproteobacteria bacterium genome has a segment encoding these proteins:
- a CDS encoding 3-keto-5-aminohexanoate cleavage protein → MKNNSVIICVAPNGARKSKQDHSAIPISPEELATEAENCLRAGASMIHLHVRDPQGKHSIEPAYYRPAIAAIRARVGHDLIIQATTEAVGMYTPEQQMAAVRELKPEAVSVALKELCPEGREQQAGEFFRWLLQNKIAPQYILYSVEDIERFIKLHRQGVIPDACPSLLLVLGRYSENQTSDPDDLKPMLAALDEFESVWAVCAFGAKEAECVLLAAMHGGHCRIGFENNMLLPNGAKAPNNAALVTNFVSNLGKLGRNRATSADSREILGMK, encoded by the coding sequence ATGAAAAATAACTCAGTGATTATTTGCGTGGCACCTAATGGTGCTAGAAAAAGCAAACAAGATCATAGTGCTATACCTATTAGTCCTGAGGAATTAGCGACTGAAGCTGAAAATTGTTTACGGGCAGGTGCTTCAATGATTCATTTGCATGTTAGAGACCCCCAAGGTAAACATTCAATTGAGCCTGCATATTATCGTCCGGCAATTGCGGCAATTAGAGCGCGAGTTGGCCATGACTTAATTATTCAAGCGACCACCGAAGCTGTAGGCATGTATACGCCAGAGCAGCAGATGGCTGCGGTACGCGAGCTAAAACCTGAAGCCGTCTCAGTAGCCTTAAAAGAACTGTGTCCAGAGGGCCGTGAACAGCAAGCTGGCGAGTTCTTTCGCTGGTTATTACAAAATAAAATTGCACCTCAATATATTCTTTATAGTGTTGAAGACATTGAACGTTTTATTAAGCTACATCGCCAAGGCGTTATTCCTGATGCCTGCCCATCATTATTGCTGGTTTTAGGGCGTTATAGTGAAAACCAAACCTCAGATCCTGATGACTTAAAACCAATGCTGGCAGCGCTTGATGAGTTTGAATCTGTGTGGGCTGTCTGTGCATTTGGTGCTAAAGAAGCTGAGTGCGTACTGCTTGCTGCGATGCATGGTGGTCACTGTCGCATCGGATTCGAGAACAACATGTTACTGCCAAATGGTGCTAAAGCGCCTAATAACGCGGCATTGGTCACAAATTTCGTGTCAAATCTTGGCAAGTTGGGCCGTAATCGGGCAACCTCCGCCGACTCTAGAGAAATTCTAGGGATGAAATAG
- a CDS encoding YicC family protein, which produces MIHSMTAFARQETNADWGNASWEIRSVNQRYLETYIRLPEQLRSLEPILRQRFRNRLQRGKVECNLRFEPLKDQTSLNINNKLASQVIKQANWVIQQAGSGSINPLDILNWPGVIAAPEHDMDEINTALLAQFELAIEQFVAARASEGDNLKTMIVTRLNAISELVSTIRKQMPTIIEWQRQRLNKKFDEAKIQLDPERLEQELVLLAQKVDVAEELDRLDSHVSETQKIMKKGGACGRRLDFMMQEFNREANTLASKSINSDITQASVELKVLIEQMREQIQNIE; this is translated from the coding sequence ATGATCCACAGCATGACTGCATTTGCTCGCCAAGAAACTAATGCCGACTGGGGCAATGCTAGCTGGGAAATTCGCTCGGTTAATCAACGCTATCTCGAAACCTATATTCGATTGCCAGAACAACTGCGTAGTTTAGAGCCTATTTTACGCCAACGTTTTCGCAACCGACTGCAGCGCGGCAAAGTAGAATGCAACCTGCGTTTTGAACCGCTTAAGGATCAAACATCCCTCAACATTAATAATAAATTGGCCAGTCAGGTGATAAAGCAAGCCAACTGGGTAATACAGCAAGCCGGCAGTGGTTCAATTAACCCGCTTGATATTCTTAACTGGCCCGGAGTAATTGCAGCGCCAGAACATGACATGGACGAAATTAATACCGCCTTGCTCGCGCAATTTGAGCTCGCGATTGAACAGTTTGTCGCCGCCCGTGCTAGCGAGGGTGATAATCTGAAAACAATGATAGTGACCCGCCTTAACGCCATTAGCGAATTAGTATCGACGATCAGGAAACAAATGCCGACGATAATCGAATGGCAACGCCAGCGACTAAATAAAAAATTCGACGAGGCAAAAATTCAGCTCGATCCAGAACGGTTAGAACAAGAATTAGTCTTGTTGGCGCAAAAAGTTGATGTAGCAGAAGAACTCGACCGACTCGATAGTCATGTCAGCGAAACACAGAAAATAATGAAAAAAGGCGGTGCTTGCGGCAGACGCCTCGATTTTATGATGCAAGAATTTAACCGTGAAGCCAATACCTTAGCCTCAAAATCAATCAACAGTGACATTACCCAAGCCAGCGTTGAATTAAAGGTTTTAATTGAACAAATGCGGGAGCAGATCCAGAATATAGAGTAA
- a CDS encoding biotin-dependent carboxyltransferase gives MSGLEVVNPGFLSLIQDLGRHGSAYLGLSPGGPIDLHAFCWGNKLLGNSANAAAIEITLGQASFKATKDTLLALTGAEMQATVDDQPQPNWHTFVLKKGQVLSLGIAHSGLRAYVSVAGGIKVPLVFNSAATVCRNQLGGLAEANNEFGLGNKLRQADQLPVNDLALTGSPLIHHGVPVRYVPTYPAEITICLIESYQCDAFNDQQKALFYQSQYQVTPHSDRMGIRLAGPSISSELSGIVSEGIALGSVQIPPDGQPIILLNDRQTLGGYPKLGCIARRDLSKIAQARPGTIVRFQPANLQQQTKKWCEFMRFFKL, from the coding sequence ATGTCTGGATTGGAAGTAGTTAATCCCGGGTTTTTATCACTTATTCAGGATCTTGGCCGTCATGGTTCGGCATATTTAGGGCTTAGTCCTGGGGGACCAATTGATCTGCACGCGTTTTGCTGGGGCAATAAGTTACTGGGTAATTCGGCCAATGCCGCCGCGATCGAGATAACCTTGGGTCAAGCCAGCTTTAAAGCAACAAAAGACACTTTACTTGCCCTCACCGGGGCAGAAATGCAAGCAACAGTCGATGACCAGCCACAACCCAATTGGCATACCTTTGTCCTCAAAAAGGGCCAAGTATTAAGCTTAGGTATAGCTCACAGTGGCTTACGCGCTTATGTTAGCGTAGCGGGAGGCATTAAAGTACCGTTAGTATTTAACAGCGCAGCAACCGTTTGCCGCAATCAACTAGGTGGCCTTGCTGAAGCTAATAATGAATTTGGATTGGGTAATAAATTACGTCAAGCCGATCAGCTTCCGGTCAACGACTTAGCATTAACTGGCTCACCGCTGATTCACCATGGCGTGCCAGTTCGCTATGTTCCAACTTACCCAGCTGAAATTACGATCTGTTTAATTGAGTCGTATCAATGTGATGCTTTTAATGACCAACAGAAAGCACTGTTTTATCAAAGCCAGTACCAAGTGACTCCTCACAGTGACCGCATGGGCATTCGTCTGGCAGGCCCGTCAATCAGTAGTGAGTTATCAGGCATAGTATCAGAGGGGATCGCACTGGGCTCGGTGCAAATTCCACCAGACGGCCAGCCGATTATTTTACTCAATGACCGTCAAACATTAGGCGGTTACCCCAAACTTGGCTGCATAGCTAGGCGCGACCTTTCTAAAATAGCGCAGGCACGACCTGGTACCATTGTGCGTTTTCAGCCCGCGAACCTGCAACAACAAACAAAAAAATGGTGCGAGTTTATGCGGTTTTTTAAGCTGTAA
- a CDS encoding methyl-accepting chemotaxis protein, whose protein sequence is MFKLKSKILVGATLLVALPVIISSFIIGYQSSTSAYQAMEVATNERLLAIRDITKGRIEDYLGNIDKQVRTFAQSTMTINAMHAFKWSYDNYATQVTISPDTARSELRRYYQQEFNQQYQSRNQGDNAPFEQWLGNLSDTSVLLQHQLIEKNPDPLGQKDQMVALNNRSDYDRTHQLYHPIISNYLAEFEYYDIFLVDSTSGNVVYSVFKELDFSTSLTTGTFANSAIGKVFRTAQQATTPGETVISDFASYQPSYQDAAAFIATPIFDQGKNIGVLIFQMPIGRINNIMNQDGHWQQSGLGKSGETYLIGSDNTLRSQSRFLQQDLPAYITALKNGGVSAEIVGIIEAKKSGIGLQAVSTPSAAKALNGKSGIETINDYRGVSVLSAYAPVTFNGLNWAILAEIDTSEAFASANAMTAVIKISAVSVGLVLIIFGLLGGLFFANRISKPIINLSTGIEKVELDSDLTHRFLIETGDEIGQASKALNSMLTKFHGGIKNVAENSTQIATTAEQASVITNQNSILIEEQHSQTAMVATAMEQMTCAIEEVASHIGNMVIAVDEANQQSNEGYDLMKSTVDAVNNLAQQIDSATAVINDFEQHSGQIIAVLDVIKGVAEQTNLLALNAAIEAARAGEQGRGFAVVADEVRALASRTQRSTTEITDVIDKLQASSAKAVTVMEQSQRSTLGVVEQAQAASERFSAVSQSIDDINNMNQMIAAAVEEQRATTVDINKNVLSISDAAHECADGSKQTAEASKDLASLGGNLRQLVAQFKI, encoded by the coding sequence ATGTTCAAGTTGAAAAGTAAAATTTTAGTTGGCGCTACCCTGTTGGTTGCTCTTCCTGTCATTATCTCCTCATTCATTATTGGTTATCAATCATCGACCAGCGCTTATCAAGCGATGGAGGTTGCGACTAACGAGCGTCTGTTAGCCATTAGAGATATTACTAAGGGCCGGATCGAAGATTATTTAGGTAATATTGATAAGCAAGTTCGGACTTTTGCTCAAAGTACGATGACGATTAATGCAATGCATGCGTTTAAATGGTCTTATGACAATTATGCTACGCAAGTAACAATATCGCCAGACACTGCCAGAAGTGAACTTCGTCGGTATTATCAACAAGAGTTTAATCAGCAATATCAATCACGCAACCAAGGTGATAATGCGCCGTTTGAACAATGGCTTGGCAATTTGTCAGATACCTCGGTCTTGCTTCAGCATCAATTAATCGAGAAAAACCCCGACCCTTTGGGGCAAAAAGACCAAATGGTTGCGCTTAATAATCGCTCCGATTATGACCGTACTCACCAGCTTTACCATCCAATTATTAGTAACTATTTAGCGGAGTTTGAGTATTACGATATATTTTTAGTTGATAGTACCAGCGGTAATGTTGTTTATTCGGTGTTTAAAGAATTGGATTTTTCAACGTCCTTAACAACGGGCACATTTGCTAATTCAGCCATCGGCAAAGTATTTAGAACAGCGCAACAAGCGACGACACCAGGTGAGACAGTGATCAGTGATTTTGCAAGTTATCAGCCGTCTTACCAAGATGCGGCGGCGTTTATCGCAACGCCTATTTTTGATCAAGGCAAAAATATCGGGGTACTGATTTTTCAAATGCCGATTGGTCGAATCAATAACATTATGAATCAAGACGGCCACTGGCAGCAATCAGGACTAGGTAAGTCAGGAGAAACCTACTTAATTGGGTCAGACAATACCCTCAGGTCTCAGAGTCGATTTTTGCAGCAAGATTTACCCGCTTATATAACAGCCTTAAAGAATGGTGGGGTGAGTGCTGAGATTGTCGGTATTATTGAAGCGAAAAAGAGCGGAATTGGTCTGCAGGCCGTAAGCACACCGTCGGCGGCAAAGGCATTAAATGGTAAATCAGGGATTGAAACCATTAATGATTATCGGGGAGTTTCAGTGTTATCGGCTTATGCACCGGTAACGTTTAACGGCTTAAACTGGGCTATTTTGGCTGAAATCGATACCAGTGAGGCTTTTGCTAGTGCCAATGCAATGACGGCAGTGATTAAAATATCAGCGGTGTCTGTCGGGCTAGTGTTAATTATATTCGGATTGCTAGGCGGTTTATTTTTTGCGAATAGAATTAGTAAGCCGATCATTAACCTAAGTACAGGTATCGAGAAAGTTGAACTAGATTCCGATTTAACTCACCGGTTTCTGATTGAAACTGGTGACGAAATTGGTCAAGCGTCGAAGGCATTAAATTCAATGTTAACTAAGTTTCACGGTGGCATTAAAAATGTCGCTGAGAACTCGACACAAATTGCGACCACAGCTGAGCAAGCGTCGGTGATTACTAATCAAAACAGTATCTTGATTGAAGAGCAACACAGTCAAACAGCGATGGTCGCTACAGCCATGGAGCAAATGACTTGCGCGATTGAAGAAGTCGCCAGTCATATTGGCAATATGGTCATTGCGGTTGATGAGGCTAACCAGCAGTCTAACGAGGGTTATGACCTCATGAAATCAACGGTCGACGCGGTTAATAACTTGGCCCAGCAGATTGATTCGGCAACCGCGGTGATTAATGATTTTGAGCAACACAGTGGTCAAATTATAGCGGTGCTCGATGTCATCAAAGGCGTCGCAGAGCAAACGAATTTACTGGCCCTAAATGCTGCAATTGAAGCCGCAAGAGCTGGTGAACAAGGTCGAGGTTTCGCGGTGGTTGCCGACGAAGTCAGAGCGTTAGCGAGTCGGACCCAACGTTCGACGACTGAAATAACCGATGTCATTGATAAATTACAAGCTAGCTCAGCAAAGGCGGTAACAGTCATGGAGCAAAGCCAGCGTTCGACGCTAGGGGTTGTAGAGCAAGCGCAAGCTGCCAGTGAGCGTTTTTCGGCAGTATCGCAATCAATAGATGATATTAATAACATGAACCAAATGATTGCCGCAGCCGTTGAAGAGCAGCGCGCGACAACCGTAGATATTAATAAGAATGTTTTGTCGATATCCGATGCCGCGCATGAATGCGCTGATGGTTCTAAGCAAACAGCTGAAGCCTCAAAAGATTTAGCGTCGCTCGGTGGTAACTTACGTCAGTTAGTTGCCCAATTTAAAATTTAA
- a CDS encoding 5-oxoprolinase subunit PxpA codes for MKLNCDMGESFGSWTLGLDQAVMPWVDMANIACGFHASDPDVMASTIKSAIEHQVTIGAHPGYDDKKGFGRRSIPCSLTEITHLVAYQVGAMQGMCALYGADVSYVKPHGALYNDMMNNLEIFSAIVDGVASQAAKPALMILATFDHQKYQKLAAQQGVRLLFEAFADRAYTPDGKLVPRSEPGAVLHQTSDIIKQVVRLADSNEIVATDGSVLRIKVDTVCVHGDNAESVACIKALKLALTQSE; via the coding sequence ATGAAACTTAACTGTGATATGGGTGAAAGCTTTGGTTCGTGGACTCTAGGCCTAGACCAAGCGGTTATGCCGTGGGTCGACATGGCCAATATTGCCTGTGGCTTTCATGCGTCCGATCCTGACGTAATGGCGAGCACCATTAAAAGCGCCATTGAACATCAGGTTACTATTGGCGCCCACCCAGGTTATGACGACAAGAAAGGCTTTGGTCGTCGCTCAATCCCTTGCTCGTTAACTGAGATTACCCACTTAGTGGCATATCAAGTCGGTGCAATGCAGGGCATGTGCGCGCTTTATGGCGCGGATGTCAGTTATGTTAAACCTCATGGCGCGTTATATAACGACATGATGAACAATCTTGAGATATTTTCTGCTATTGTCGACGGAGTTGCTAGTCAGGCCGCTAAACCCGCTTTAATGATTTTGGCGACTTTCGACCATCAAAAATACCAAAAATTAGCAGCGCAGCAAGGGGTTAGATTATTGTTTGAAGCCTTTGCAGATCGGGCTTACACCCCCGATGGCAAGCTGGTGCCACGTTCTGAACCAGGCGCAGTATTACATCAGACCAGTGACATTATTAAACAAGTAGTGAGGCTGGCTGACAGCAATGAAATTGTGGCAACCGATGGTTCTGTACTCCGTATTAAGGTTGATACTGTCTGTGTTCATGGTGATAATGCCGAATCCGTGGCTTGTATTAAAGCGCTAAAACTCGCGCTGACACAATCTGAATAA
- the pxpB gene encoding 5-oxoprolinase subunit PxpB, with translation MKIRLVQVSETALMVYFGDKIETSLPQQIARFDQIITTQLGAAITDAIPSYTSLLLEYNPLKITIEQLMTTAQLVVSQLVQPHLIQEPATIVLPVYYGLEVSPDLVSVARQHNLSTAQVITIHSQRDYTVCAIGFAPGFAFLGSVDPRIATPRHRKPRLKIPAGSVGIADQQSAVYPNDSPGGWQIIGNCPRQLFDPTGDPIMPFKVGDKVRFKPIDIEKYQSLGGKLCLDWK, from the coding sequence ATGAAGATACGTTTAGTCCAAGTATCTGAAACGGCTCTAATGGTCTATTTTGGCGACAAAATCGAAACCTCATTGCCACAGCAGATAGCTCGCTTTGATCAAATAATTACGACCCAATTGGGGGCTGCGATTACCGATGCTATCCCTTCGTATACCTCATTGTTACTAGAATATAATCCGTTAAAAATAACCATTGAACAGTTAATGACCACCGCTCAGTTGGTGGTTTCTCAGTTAGTTCAACCGCATCTAATTCAAGAGCCTGCCACTATTGTATTACCGGTTTATTATGGACTAGAAGTCAGCCCAGACCTTGTGTCAGTTGCAAGGCAACATAATTTATCGACCGCACAAGTGATCACCATTCATAGCCAGCGGGATTATACGGTGTGCGCGATAGGTTTTGCGCCAGGTTTTGCTTTTTTAGGATCGGTTGATCCGCGCATAGCAACGCCTAGACATCGTAAACCTCGGTTAAAAATTCCAGCTGGCAGTGTCGGCATTGCCGATCAGCAAAGTGCCGTTTATCCGAATGACAGCCCCGGCGGTTGGCAAATCATTGGGAATTGCCCTCGCCAGTTATTCGATCCTACTGGCGATCCTATCATGCCTTTTAAAGTCGGAGACAAGGTAAGATTTAAACCAATAGATATCGAAAAGTACCAAAGTCTTGGGGGGAAATTATGTCTGGATTGGAAGTAG
- a CDS encoding TAXI family TRAP transporter solute-binding subunit has translation MLIKKLAITAMVGAATMMTASAFAETKHVVIGTGGQTGVYYQVGGAICRLVNKGTSDHNINCTHKTGGSVTNLNGIRAGDVDMGVAQSDWQYHAYNGTAPDKFQDGAYKELRAVFSVHPEPFTVVARADSGIKTFADLKGKKVNVGNPGSGQRGTMEVIMGKMGWTMDDFAVASQLKSSEQAAALCDGKVDAIVFTVGHPNGSIKEATTSCDAVMVPVANAEAMKLASDNDYYAMTSIPGGMYKGTDTDTATFGVGATFVSSTATDDETIYQMVKAVFENFKRFKKMHPAFAHLKESNMIIDNLSAPLHDGAIRYYKERGWM, from the coding sequence ATGTTAATTAAAAAGTTAGCCATTACTGCGATGGTTGGTGCTGCCACTATGATGACAGCGTCTGCATTTGCAGAAACTAAACATGTGGTTATTGGTACCGGTGGTCAAACTGGTGTTTATTACCAAGTTGGTGGTGCAATTTGTCGCCTAGTTAATAAAGGCACTTCTGATCACAACATTAACTGTACTCATAAAACAGGTGGCTCTGTAACTAACCTTAACGGCATTCGTGCTGGCGATGTTGACATGGGTGTTGCTCAGTCTGATTGGCAGTATCACGCATATAACGGCACTGCACCAGACAAGTTCCAAGACGGTGCTTACAAAGAATTACGCGCAGTATTCTCTGTTCACCCGGAACCATTCACTGTAGTTGCTCGTGCTGATTCTGGTATCAAGACTTTTGCTGATCTTAAAGGTAAAAAAGTTAATGTTGGTAACCCAGGTTCTGGTCAACGCGGCACCATGGAAGTAATCATGGGCAAAATGGGTTGGACCATGGATGATTTCGCCGTGGCTTCTCAGCTAAAATCATCAGAGCAAGCAGCAGCGCTTTGTGATGGAAAAGTTGATGCAATCGTATTTACTGTGGGTCATCCTAACGGTTCAATCAAAGAAGCAACAACTTCTTGTGATGCTGTGATGGTACCTGTAGCTAATGCTGAAGCGATGAAACTAGCGTCAGACAATGATTACTATGCAATGACTAGTATTCCTGGTGGCATGTACAAAGGTACTGATACTGATACTGCAACGTTTGGTGTTGGCGCTACTTTTGTTAGCTCAACCGCGACTGATGACGAAACTATTTACCAAATGGTAAAAGCTGTTTTCGAAAACTTTAAGCGTTTCAAGAAAATGCATCCAGCGTTTGCTCATCTTAAAGAGAGCAACATGATCATTGATAACCTATCTGCTCCATTACACGATGGTGCAATTCGTTATTACAAAGAACGCGGTTGGATGTAA
- a CDS encoding TRAP transporter permease produces MTDSEIQDLVASSDMGGRSPTNKAIVNLLAMTALAWSLFQVWIASPVPFTIGWGVFSGDEARKIHLAFSMFLTFLAYPALKSSSRKHISVFDWTLAIVGALCALYPFIADSALVDSIFGTMLSDRPANPNTFDIVASVIGIILLLEATRRALGPPLMVVAIVFLCYTFLGPYAPGLLAWKGSSFGGTMDHQWLFGEGVFGIALGVSTELVFLFVLFGALLDRAGAGNYFIKIAFSMMGHLRGGPAKAAVVASGMTGLISGSSIANVVTTGTFTIPMMKRVGFSAEKAGAIEVASSVNGQIMPPVMGAAAFLMVEYVNIPYFEVVKHAFLPAIISYIALVYIVHLEAMKSGMQGLTKLGESKPAKYVMLSWAMTVSAIMAMGGGLYYLSEVYQLLESTGARLMGVAGILAVQFFVVNGLKAKTTENTYAQLVSTGAMVLCNIVIGAFGLFFLIDIVQATVGKDFTPWVMGAITIAAYIYLAKISSAYPDLVLDDPNSPVLELPETKPTVMAGLHFLLPVIVLIWCLMVERLSPGLSAFYATILMIFILLTQRYVFAFFRNQETIGRFKLGFNELIEGLIAGARNMIGIGIATAAAGIIVGAVSQTGVGLKLAALVEFLSMGNIMLILLWTAILSLILGMGLPTTANYIVVSSLLAPVIVSLGQQNGLIVPLIAVHMFVFYFGIMADVTPPVGLASFAAAAISGGKPITTGFIAFFYSLRTALLPFLFIFNTDLLLIDVTFTEGIFIFIVATAAMLIFTAGTQGYFLARSKLWESAALMLVAFTLFRPGFWMDYVVPPYEERGGAGLVQAMADVEPGQELKILVNGENDVGDPVTLTMLLTVGDETTGQDRLEGYGLELLTQDNGDVMIDGVGFDSGASKAGFDFDQVIASVGVPVDRPARQWFYIPALLLLGLIGFAQRRRAAVLSQAQV; encoded by the coding sequence ATGACTGATTCAGAAATACAAGATTTAGTCGCATCAAGTGATATGGGAGGGCGATCGCCTACAAATAAAGCCATAGTTAATTTACTTGCTATGACCGCATTGGCTTGGTCGCTATTTCAAGTGTGGATCGCCTCACCTGTGCCATTTACTATTGGTTGGGGAGTATTTTCTGGGGATGAAGCACGTAAAATTCACCTAGCATTTTCAATGTTTCTTACTTTCTTGGCCTATCCAGCCCTGAAAAGTTCGTCGCGTAAACATATTTCAGTATTTGACTGGACGCTGGCTATTGTCGGTGCACTTTGTGCGCTTTATCCGTTTATTGCTGATTCGGCATTAGTGGATTCAATATTTGGCACTATGCTATCTGATCGTCCGGCAAATCCTAACACATTTGACATTGTTGCCTCGGTTATCGGCATCATTTTGTTGCTTGAAGCTACTCGTCGTGCCTTAGGGCCGCCGTTAATGGTCGTTGCAATCGTCTTCTTGTGTTATACCTTCCTTGGGCCATATGCCCCGGGGTTACTGGCTTGGAAAGGTTCTTCTTTTGGTGGCACCATGGATCACCAATGGTTATTCGGTGAAGGGGTCTTCGGGATCGCACTGGGTGTATCGACCGAGCTAGTGTTCTTATTCGTATTATTTGGCGCCTTGTTAGATCGCGCTGGTGCGGGTAACTACTTTATTAAAATTGCCTTCTCAATGATGGGCCACTTGCGTGGTGGACCTGCTAAAGCAGCCGTTGTTGCGTCAGGTATGACCGGGTTAATCTCTGGCTCTTCAATTGCCAACGTGGTTACTACGGGTACCTTTACCATTCCAATGATGAAACGCGTTGGTTTTAGCGCTGAAAAAGCCGGTGCGATTGAAGTTGCTTCGTCAGTAAACGGCCAGATTATGCCACCCGTGATGGGGGCCGCGGCCTTCTTAATGGTGGAATACGTTAACATTCCTTATTTCGAAGTGGTTAAACACGCATTTTTGCCGGCAATCATCTCTTACATCGCACTCGTCTACATTGTGCATTTAGAAGCGATGAAGTCTGGCATGCAAGGCTTGACTAAGCTTGGTGAAAGCAAGCCAGCTAAGTATGTAATGCTATCTTGGGCAATGACCGTATCGGCTATTATGGCGATGGGCGGTGGTCTTTATTACTTATCCGAAGTTTATCAGTTACTGGAATCTACCGGCGCACGTTTAATGGGTGTAGCGGGAATTTTAGCGGTGCAGTTCTTCGTTGTTAATGGTCTAAAGGCTAAAACGACGGAAAATACTTATGCGCAGCTAGTATCAACCGGTGCGATGGTCTTGTGTAATATTGTGATTGGTGCCTTTGGTCTGTTTTTCTTAATTGACATAGTTCAAGCTACGGTAGGTAAAGACTTTACTCCTTGGGTTATGGGTGCGATTACAATCGCAGCATATATTTATTTAGCTAAAATTAGCTCTGCTTATCCAGATTTAGTGTTGGACGATCCAAATTCACCCGTGTTGGAATTACCAGAAACAAAACCGACAGTAATGGCTGGTTTACATTTCTTATTACCAGTTATCGTGTTGATTTGGTGTTTGATGGTTGAGCGTTTATCACCAGGACTGTCGGCATTTTATGCCACGATATTGATGATCTTCATTTTGCTGACCCAGCGTTATGTTTTTGCTTTTTTCCGCAATCAAGAAACTATCGGTCGTTTCAAATTAGGTTTTAACGAGTTGATTGAAGGTTTAATCGCTGGTGCACGTAATATGATTGGTATTGGCATCGCAACAGCGGCTGCAGGTATCATCGTTGGCGCAGTATCGCAAACGGGCGTTGGGCTTAAACTTGCGGCACTGGTTGAGTTCTTGTCAATGGGCAACATTATGTTGATCCTGTTGTGGACCGCAATCCTGAGTCTAATTTTAGGCATGGGTTTGCCGACCACTGCGAACTATATTGTTGTTTCCTCGTTACTGGCTCCGGTTATTGTTAGCCTTGGTCAGCAAAATGGTTTAATTGTGCCGTTAATTGCGGTGCATATGTTTGTGTTCTATTTTGGTATTATGGCCGACGTTACGCCGCCGGTGGGGCTCGCGTCCTTTGCCGCCGCCGCAATATCTGGCGGCAAACCAATAACGACTGGCTTTATCGCATTTTTCTACTCGTTGCGTACCGCTTTATTACCATTCCTGTTCATTTTCAATACCGATTTGTTGCTGATTGACGTCACCTTTACCGAAGGTATATTTATCTTTATTGTGGCAACTGCTGCGATGTTGATTTTTACCGCGGGTACTCAGGGTTACTTCCTTGCAAGATCAAAGCTGTGGGAATCAGCAGCGTTAATGTTGGTTGCATTCACCTTATTCCGTCCTGGTTTTTGGATGGACTATGTGGTGCCACCATACGAAGAACGCGGTGGTGCTGGTCTGGTGCAAGCAATGGCCGATGTTGAGCCAGGACAAGAATTAAAGATCTTGGTTAATGGCGAAAACGATGTTGGTGATCCCGTGACCTTAACGATGTTATTGACCGTTGGTGATGAAACTACTGGTCAAGATCGACTGGAAGGTTATGGTTTAGAGTTGCTTACTCAAGATAATGGCGATGTCATGATCGATGGGGTTGGTTTTGACAGTGGCGCTTCAAAAGCTGGCTTCGACTTTGATCAGGTAATTGCTAGTGTTGGCGTACCCGTTGACCGTCCTGCTCGTCAGTGGTTCTATATTCCAGCCTTATTGTTATTAGGTTTAATTGGATTTGCTCAACGTCGTCGTGCGGCGGTATTGAGTCAAGCGCAAGTTTAA